Below is a genomic region from Brassica rapa cultivar Chiifu-401-42 chromosome A08, CAAS_Brap_v3.01, whole genome shotgun sequence.
AAATTATCAAGGAGGATTTCTCAACATTTgcacccaatttttttttttttaatttaggaTACTACGTAAAACCACGAGGTCGATAGGCATATTATGCATTGATTAAGATTATACACAATGAGTTCGATGCCCTTGTCCATcactatatttattaattatttgttttaccaaaaagaaaaaagattataCACAATGAAGCCCCAAAAGGCCCAATCTATCTATATGGGTTTTCAAAGAGATTTTCATGGGCCGAAAGTGAACAGCTCAGTTAATAGCATCTGTGCTGAAAATGAGTGAAACATAGCATTTACACGAACTGGGatcattttgttaaaattttggcCCAGTTCCTACGCAGAAGAAACGACTTTGAACATTTCCACACCATGCGACGACTTGTAAACACGAAAGGAGGAAGAACAATCCAGAACCAGGGGTAAAATCGTAATTACACCAAACGACTTTGAGTCAACTCTCACTCCTATGTTCTCTCATCTTCTTTGTTATAAACTCAACCTACAATGTCAATAAGCAAGTGCTATAGAGATAGATTCTGATAAAAAATGAGATTAACCCAAAACAAGCTCAAGCCTTTCcacctcttcctcttctctcttctcactCTAACTCCCTTGGCTTTCTCTGAGATCTTCTTTGAAGAGCATTTCGAAGGTGAAGTGTTACCACAACACTCTTTCTTAAAAAAGTTTCCACCTTTAGGCTTTCTATTTATAGATTTCTGCAACTAACTTAGTAAGATTCGTTCAGGTGGATGGAAGAGCAGGTGGGTCTTATCTGATTGGAAGAGAAACGAAGGCAAAGCTGGTACCTTTAAGCACACCGCCGGCAAATGGCCCGGCGATCCCGACAATAAAGGTACTTCCTTTCTTCTACCCTTTTAAGATATTTAACCAATTGGGTCTGAAGAATCAGTTAGAGATATGTTTGGTGTTCTCTAGTCTTTGAATCTTTGAAGCTGACTTCGAGTTTGTTTAGGTATCCAGACGTATAATGATGCCAAGCATTATGCCATTTCTGCAAAGATTCAAGAGTTCAGCAACAAGAACCGGACTCTTGTTGTTCAGTACTCTGTCAAAATCGAACAGGACATAGAGTGTGGTGGCGCTTACATCAAGCTCCTCTCTGGCTACGTTAACCAGAAGCAGTTTGGTGGTGATACTCCTTACAGGTTTAATCTTAATGTCTTCTTTTAGTGAACATCAGTTCCTAGAAGGTTATATAGCAACCTTAGATCAAGTTCCCTTGGCTTGGGGATTTTGATTAGTGTTTATTTTCGTATGCAGTCTTATGTTTGGACCAGACATATGTGGAACGCAGACGAAGAAGCTTCATGTGATTCTTTCATACCAGGGACAGAACTATCCGATTAAAAAGGATTTGCAGTGTGAAACAGACAAGCTAAACCATTTCTACACGTTTATCTTGCGGCCTGATGCTTCTTACAGCGTTCTGGTTGATAACAAAGAGAGGGAGTTTGGAAGTATGTACACAGACTGGGACATCCTTCCTCCAAGGAAGATTAAAGTTAAAAATGCAAAGAAGGTAAACTATTTGCAATGTGGATTACTAATTAGTAATTACACTTAGCTTAGCTATTAGTATGACTTATGAATGCTTTTTTTTATTCAGCCAGTGGATTGGGATGACAGGGAATATATAGATGACCCTGATGATGTCAAACCTGAGGTAACTTGTTTAGGAAACTTTGTAGCAATATATAAAGACATTAATTGTATTGAGAGGAAGCTATCTTATTTTGATTAAGACAACTGGTTTCTTCTTGTAAACAGGGTTATGATTCGATTCCTCGAGAAATTAGAGATCAGAAAGCTGAAGAGGTATGTACTGTTAAAAGTGGGTGGTCTCTTTTGAGTGATTTGCATTTTAGTAGTAGTCTTAAGTTTTTGGGAACTCATTGGTTTGTTATAGTGTTgttaagctctctctctctcactcactctCTTTTTGTTATTAGCCTGAGGACTGGGACGAGGAAGAGAATGGTCCCTGGGAAGCCCCAAAGATCCCAAATCCAGCGTACAAAGGTCCTTGGAAAGCAAAGGTAAATGGATTCAACAGCCatcaatttttatgttttatttactcAATTTTTCTTCTACAccatttgactttttttttatcaaaacattGTACTTCCTGCAGAAAATCAAGAACCCGAACTACAAGGGAAAATGGAAGAACCCATGGATAGATAATCCAGGCATGTTATTTAATGTGTTGTTTGCGTTTTGTGGGCTGGATTACTTCTTGTTGATGCTAATAAGCTTGagcttctctgttttttttttgttgccttGCAGAGTTTGAAGATGATCCAGATCTTTATGTTCTGAAGCCTATAAAATACATAGGCATTGAAGTATGGCAGGTAAGTTCTAGATCAACATTATTAACTTTAATACTCACTCCATCACCAAAGAGTTATATAATGGTTACTGCAAATTTTTAGTGGAACATAAAACAGAAAGAATCGGGTCAAAAGCTCATGTAGTGCAGATTGATTGAGAGATTGATGGTTAATATTGCAGGTGAAGGCTGGTTCGATATTTGACAATATCTTGATCACTGATGACCCTCAATATGCAAGAGCCATGGTAGATGACTATTTTGAACAGCACAGGGAGGTAAGATTTCTCCAAGCCTTTAGATATATTTTTGCTTCTGTGTTGTTCTGTATAGAAAATgtcttaattttaatatttaatatgatATACACACCAGTCTGAGAAGGAGTTATTTGCGGAAgctgagaaagaaagaaaagcaagagaagaagaggttctttttttttttttttaaattacaaatcATGTTCTTGTTTCTATGTAAAGTATCTTAGTCTTCTTGCATGGCCATACAAAATTTTGACAATTACAGGAATCTCGGAAGGCAAGAGAAGAAGGGGAACGTAGAAGGAAGGAGAGGGACCACCGGTATGGAGACAGGAGGCGGCGTTACAAACGGGTACGTACACCATTGATCAAACTCTGtgtttcttattcttcttctcaATCTTAACTCTGTTGTTTATAGAAAGATAGTGAATATGTTGGTAATGatgctttgttttgttttttgcagCCTAATCCACGTGATTACATGGATGATTACCATGTAAGTGGTGTTTTCTATCTCATCCATGAAAGATATTTAATTGCTGTGAAAATGGTTAAAACTTATATGTGTCTGATCTTTGTGTAGGACGAGCTGTGAGGCACAGTGGTGGGCATTTCTGGCATTGacaaaccaatgaaaacaagtGTTGATGGGAGTAAGAGATGTGTAGAGAAGGAACATTTGGAAACTGTTTGGTTGTCTTGTGTGATTGTAATTTGTAACCTTTCTTGGGGGTTAAAATGTAACCCTTAGTATTCATATTCATGTTAAATGTATATTGGCATGAAAACTGTTACCTGTTTTTTTGGATACTCACAAACCTAAGTGTACGTGTCGCCTCTATGCTTGAACCTTCTTTCAGATCACAGTCGCACCCTCAATCTATTTGACACGGTTACCTGTTTATGGAGCATAACAAAAAAGACCTTGGACAAAAAGgctaaaagagaaagaaaagaggcCTTAAGGTTCGATAAAAATGGACCAGACCGAACCGTATATGGGATTTTTCTTTTCGTTTATGACAATCGTCAGGTGCTATTCTACGTAACTGATGACCTACTTGTGTCCCTAATAGTACATActaataaacatataatatggGTGCTCATTAAAAATCAGTTTAGGCGCTCGTCTAGTCgcaaatgaatattttttttttttcccgtcaaagttatttttaattaaaattcagGGGACTAAGCCCAACAAGGCTGGCCCAACACCAGAAACAAATTACAATACTAAGGCCCACAAAACGCTGGGCAAAATTTAAAACACAAGACGGGCCTAAAGCCCACACCAATCGCCACAAACTCAACGGGCCGGACTTCCCCTTATGACCCACTCGTCAAGGAGGCGGGACACGTGTTGTAATCTCCTTCTCAGCACGCCACGCGTCAACCTATACCTCGACCTGACCGTCGGCGAAGCAAATGAATATAAacgaaacattttttttaaaccaattttttaaagaaaaaaaaacggtcTAGGTGTTCAAAAAATTAACCTAGATATCCatgttaacaatatttttttacaagatgcTTAACCACAATTTTGTATAATATGTTAATCCATCTTGTGAAAACGTTTAAAAAGTCAAAAAGAAACTTAAAAACGCGTGTATGTTGGGCACAAATGTTAAAAAGTGTACCTTTTCTAACTTGAAACGTACGGGTAAGATCACATCATTGGAAACTTTATTATCaagtaacaaaaaataaatcaatgacTCGATACGCATTAAAGTCGTTATCACTAagacttttgttttgtttgttctttAGTATTTCGTTTAATTTGGAACGTCCTTaacattttataagaaaaatagattTTGCTTATTCAACTATGGAATTAGAATTCAACtcatataagattttttttttgtgtgcacaACTGATATAAGATTAATTGCAGAAAATCTAAAGGCCTCTGAAGAGCTTTTTGATAAGTAAGTGGAGCAGTCATGATAAGCGGAGTTGTCTATCATGTGTTAGCTTTCATAATGTTAACCCTAACATCTTTTATAATGTGACAAACACACCATTGGAATCCAATGACTGCagtagatttatttattttaatttttgattataGCTGAATTTCGGGTGTGCATTgttgaaaactatttttacaagttcaatgaaataataaaaagtgTGAAGAGAAATGTATCTTTGGAATCTACTGGATCCAATGGTTGATGGATCTTCATATAAAGGTTAAAAAAGAAGTGAAATTTAATAATGGAGACAAATACCTAAAACTTATTAACTTACTCTCCACTTTAATTTGCCCGCCATTTTGTGCAAGAGGTTTGAAAAAGCAGTtggaaaaataactaaaaagcCAATAGACAAACGAGCACGAGCCCGTGAGTTTACGAGGACATGACCCTCCTTTAACATTTTCTTAGGGTTTAATAATGACACATCGCATTAACACTTATCAATCAGTTGCTCGTACACAATATCTATTTAATTAATTGAACTTTCATAGACAGAAAAGCATACactaaattttcatattttgatattataCCAAATATTCATAATCTATTGCAAGAAGGATTCTACCTTTTTCTTTACGGATATTCGTATCTGCCATATTAGGGCCACATATAACACTTTTTGTAATTACTTGACTTGCATACCTTTTTTTTATAACCTAACTTATAATCAACAAAAGTTGATATTAGAATACTTCCCTTGTATTACTTGAATTGCAtaccttttatttattttacaattacTTGACTAGCatccttttatttattttacaacttaaatatttattaatcatctctaattttttttatttattggttGGGAATATTCTAATTAATATCAACTTCTTCGCTTCATCTATTTCGTCTAATCGTCTTTAAAGCTACCTCAAGATCAATTTGACAGTCTCCCCGTTACTACTAGTGAGGCTCTTCTTCCAGAACCGTTTACAGATTATGGGGAAAATGTATATAAGGTGGCGAATTAGTTTGATGCGTcgagtacaaaaaaaaaataactctaCAAACCAAGGATTTTGTAACATTGTTAATTTAAAATGTCGAATGATGGATACTTTATGATAATTACTATATTTACTGTCAAGAATCAATATCGCAGATTCAGTCTTAGTTATCACTCGATTAGATTCTTTAGTTGATTGTTGATTAGCTTAGATCGGATTCTTTTGTTGCAAATAGATCAAACACACAAGATTGTTTACCCAGACTTCGTTGCCTACTGTCTGGGGAGAGATCCAAACTCTCAAGCTTTCACTAGATCATATGTGAGTATACAGATTACAAAGAGCTTACAGCGGATTCTTGTTTCAGGTTAACTTGACACTGAAGTAACCGGAGAACAAGCGCTGTATCTGAAAATGCACCACCGGCAATCAGAGTCGTGAGAGAAGATCAGGTAAGCTCCTTCACCGTCGCTCCTTCACCGTCGCTTCTTCGTCTCTTCTCTCTCGCGtagctctctctctttctctgtatCTGATCTCGTGTAACAGAAAAGTCTAACAAACTTTTCTTATCTTCTCAGGTTATGAAGATGATCAATGATCCTCAAAACGATGCCGTTCTCTTTAACTGATCAAGACTCAGTTGTGTGGCTTTGCTTCACTAAGCCCCAAACCACATTAGTCAGCGGCCCACTAGAGATAGCCCAAACCGAGATAGTGATACTCGACAACTCAGCTCACAATCTCCACCTTTGTCGGTAACACTTCTCTTTCTCTGTCGAACATATCTCCTCAGAACTTTCTTGAATCAACCTTCAAGCTCAATTGATCACTACTGTAGTTATCGCTGTTTCATCAACTCCACCTCTTCATTCATCTGTCGTATCATACACCCTGATTCACTCAACCATAGATGACTGACCTCATCAACCCGAATCAGAAAACTTCTCCTGACGCAGTACTTCCTCTGAATTTCTATAATCCGAAGACCGAGAGCCTCAACCGATTCTCATTATACATCCACGTAAGTGTTTTCCTCTTCGTCACAGTGCTTGAGTAACCTTCAGACTTTAACCAGTTCTGAAACCTTGTCGATTTGACTGTCTAATCCTTTAGACGTTGAATCAAGCTTACATATACCTGTTAGCTGACTCGTTTTATTATGCTCCTTCTTCCGAGGTATCTAATCGACTTGACCCTCAAGGAGCTCCACCAGCTTGGATTAAGCCACCAACTTGAGTTGGCCCAGACATCGCTCGAAAGCATTTCCAGGTAAACTCTTAGTCAGAAAATCTGAAGCATTTAGGGTAGTGTGAACTTTCTGTAGATCAACTAAACCTTCGCGGACCTTGTCTCGGATGAAATTGTACTTAGTATCCATATGCTTAGTTCGAAAATGGTAGACTGCATTCTTAGCTAAGCATACTGCACTCTGTGAGTCACAAAACAACTTAAAGCTGCTGAACTTAAACCCCAATTCATCACAGATCTTTAAAAGCCACTTCCCTTCCTTATATTTACCAGACAATACTTTCTTTCCTCCTTTGTAGAACGTCACTCGAAAATCAGATCCTTCATAATTACAGCCATTATTTTCCAACTGACCGTAAGATATAAGATTTCTCCCCATTGAGGGCATATACCTCACATTTGTTAGGATGACTTCAGTCTTGTCAGGATTTAGGATCTTTAATTTTCCCATACCTTTTACCTCACTGTGAGTGTTGTTTCCCATTAAGACTTTGCCTCCATCTATTTCCTCAAAATCAAACAGCGCACCTTTATCAGGAGTGATATGGAACGTGCATCCAGAGTCTAGAACCCATTCATGTCTTGTGTCATGAACGCTAGCAGTAAGTATCATTGGTTCTCTGGATTGTACCACATTTGCTGCTTGAGTCTTCTGAtagttttcttttctctctGGGCAGTCCCTTTTATAATGTCCTTCTTTACCGCAGGACCAACACTCACGTGCTTTAGGCTTTTCCTGATTCTTCTTTGACCTGCTTCCATTGCTCTTACTTCTATTTCGATAAGTTGAGCTTCCTTGACGCTTACTTTGTCTACCTCTGTCAGCAAATAAGCCTTCACCTTCCGATTTGCTCTTTCCAAGCATGCCTTTTTCCC
It encodes:
- the LOC103836390 gene encoding calreticulin-3 isoform X2 → MRLTQNKLKPFHLFLFSLLTLTPLAFSEIFFEEHFEGGWKSRWVLSDWKRNEGKAGTFKHTAGKWPGDPDNKGIQTYNDAKHYAISAKIQEFSNKNRTLVVQYSVKIEQDIECGGAYIKLLSGYVNQKQFGGDTPYSLMFGPDICGTQTKKLHVILSYQGQNYPIKKDLQCETDKLNHFYTFILRPDASYSVLVDNKEREFGSMYTDWDILPPRKIKVKNAKKPVDWDDREYIDDPDDVKPEGYDSIPREIRDQKAEEPEDWDEEENGPWEAPKIPNPAYKGPWKAKKIKNPNYKGKWKNPWIDNPEFEDDPDLYVLKPIKYIGIEVWQVKAGSIFDNILITDDPQYARAMVDDYFEQHRESEKELFAEAEKERKAREEEESRKAREEGERRRKERDHRYGDRRRRYKRPNPRDYMDDYHDEL
- the LOC103836390 gene encoding calreticulin-3 isoform X1 — protein: MRLTQNKLKPFHLFLFSLLTLTPLAFSEIFFEEHFEGGWKSRWVLSDWKRNEGKAGTFKHTAGKWPGDPDNKGIQTYNDAKHYAISAKIQEFSNKNRTLVVQYSVKIEQDIECGGAYIKLLSGYVNQKQFGGDTPYSLMFGPDICGTQTKKLHVILSYQGQNYPIKKDLQCETDKLNHFYTFILRPDASYSVLVDNKEREFGSMYTDWDILPPRKIKVKNAKKPVDWDDREYIDDPDDVKPEGYDSIPREIRDQKAEEPEDWDEEENGPWEAPKIPNPAYKGPWKAKKIKNPNYKGKWKNPWIDNPEFEDDPDLYVLKPIKYIGIEVWQVKAGSIFDNILITDDPQYARAMVDDYFEQHRESEKELFAEAEKERKAREEEESRKAREEGERRRKERDHRYGDRRRRYKRVRTPLIKLCVSYSSSQS